A stretch of DNA from Micromonospora peucetia:
TCGCCAACGTCGACGACACCCACTACCTGATCGGCACCGCCGCCGGGCCGCACCCCTTCCCGGCGATGGTCCGCGACTTCGTCCGGGGCATCGGCGACGAGGCACGCCAGCAGTGCCTCGACCTGACCGGGGCGCTGCCGGACGCCGTCACCGCCTGCGTCGGCGGCGGCTCCAACGCGCTGGGCATCTTCCACGCCTTCGTCGGCGACCCCGACGTGCGGCTGTACGGCTTCGAGGCCGGCGGCGACGGGGTCGAGACCGGCCGGCACGCGGCCAGCATCACCGGCGGCTCCCCCGGGGTGCTGCACGGCACCCGGACGTACGTGCTCCAGGACGCCGACGGGCAGACCTGCGAGTCGCACTCGATCTCCGCCGGGCTGGACTACCCGGGCGTCGGGCCGGAGCACGCGTGGCTGCACGACAGCGGTCGCGCGACCTACCTGCCGGTCAACGACGACGAGGCGATGGCCGCGTTCGAGCTGCTCTGCCGTACCGAGGGCATCATCCCGGCGATCGAGAGCGCGCACGCGCTCGCCGGCACCCTCAAGGTCGCCCCGAAGCTCGCCGCCGAGCTGGGCCGGGAGCCCACCATCGTGGTCAACCTCTCCGGCCGAGGCGACAAGGACGTGCACACCGCCGGCGACTACTTCGGCATCCTCGACAAGGAGCAGTGAGAACGTGAGCCGGATCGGGGTGGCCTTCGACAAGGCCCGCGCCGACGGGCGGGCCGTGCTGGTCGGCTGCATGCCGGCCGGGTTCCCGACCGTCGAGGGCAGCATCGCCGCGATGACCGCGATGGTCGAGGCCGGTGTCGACGTCATCGAGGTGGAGATCCCGTACTCCGACCCGGTGATGGACGGCCCGGTGATCCAGCGGGCCAGCGACATCGCCCTGGCCGGCGGCGTACGCACCAGGGACACGCTGCGCATCATCGAGGCGGTCGCGGCCACCGGGGCACCCGTGGTCACGATGACCTACTGGAACCCGGTGGAGCGGTACGGCGTCGACGCCTTCGCCCGGGACCTCGCCTCGGCCGGGGGCACCGGGCTGGTCACCCCGGACCTGATCCCCGAGGAGGCCGGCGAGTGGCTCGCCGCCTCGGACGCGTACGGGCTGGACCGCACCTTCCTGGTCTCGCCGTCCTCGACCGACGCGCGGCTCGCGATGACCGTCGAGCACTGCCGGGGCTTCGTCTACGCCACCGCGATCATGGGTGTCACCGGGGCCCGGGCGCGTACCTCCGACGCGGCTCCGGTCCTGGTCTCCCGGGTACGGGAGGTCACCGACCTGCCGGTCGGCGTCGGGCTGGGCGTCGGCACGGGAGCGCAGGCCGGCACCGTCGCCGGCTACGCCGACGGCGTCATCGTCGGCAGCGCCCTGATCCGCTGCCTGCTCGACGCGCCGGACGAGGCGTCCGGGCTGGCCGCCCTGTGCGCGCTGAGCGCGGAACTCGCCGAAGGCGTCCGAACCCCCACCCCCTGACCGCGCTGCGCTCTTCCGCGCTGCGTCCTTCCGCGCCCGCGCCTGCCCGCGCCGCGCCTGCCCGCGATCTTGCACTTTGTGCCCATGTTTTGCGGCGTATGCCGGCTATGTCAGGGCGGAAAGTGCAAGATCGGCGGGCCACGGGGCTACGGGGCCACGGCGGGCCGGGCCGGGCTACGGGGCCACGGCGGGGCGGGCTACGGGGCCACGGCGGGCGGGCCGGGGCTGCGGCGGGCGGGGCGGGGCTGCGGCGGGCGGGGCGGGGTGGGTGGGTCAGGGATGGGTTACCTGGTCGGTGGGTGGGGTGGTGCGCTGGCCCGGTGGGTGGCTGGTCGTCGGCGGGGGCTCGTCCGCGGCGGGGGAGTCCTGCGTGTCGTCACCCGGGAGGGGCGTGCCCGGGGCGGGGGAGTCCGCAGCGGGGATGCCTGCGGGCAGCAAGTTCCGTGCGGGCGCGTCCGGTGCGGGCGCGTCGCGTGCGGGCAGGACCCGTGCGGGCGAGTCCGGGGTGGTGTGGCGTAGGACGCCGGAGAGGCCCGCCAGCGCGTCGGTGAGCGCGGCCCGGGTGGTTGGCGTGAGTGCCTCGGGCAGCGCCGCGGGGTGGTGCCAGGACAGCCGGCACCCGCCCACCGGGTCGCCGATCGGCCCTTCGCCCCGGGTACGGGCCCGGAAGACGTGCACCAGGACGTCGGGCAGTGGCCCGGCGTGACTGGCCGGCGTCGCCAGCGCTGGACGGCCTGCCGGCGTGGGCCCGGCGTGACCGGCTGGCGGGTCAGGTGCTGGACGGCCGGGCGGGGCGGGTGCCGTGCTGGTGGCCGGCGACGGCCCGGTGAGGTGGTAGAGGCCGACCAGGTCGACGACCTCGACCTCCCATCCGGTCTCGGCAAGGATGTCGCGCGCGGCGGCGTGCACGGGGCTCTCCGCCGGGCGCAGTCGCCCGCCGGGTAGGGCGTAGCGCCGCTCGCCCCGGCCCTGCCGGCACAGCAGCACCCGGCCGGCGTCGTCGGTGACGACCGCGGCGACCGCCCAGGTGAGCGCGCTCATGGACAAAGAGCGTACGGCGGCGCAAACCAGAAGTCACCGAGATCGGTGGACGTGGACCGGGGTGCCGCCGGAGGGGTCCACGGCGGTAGCGTGTGCATCCGTGACTCTCGCCTCGCTGACCCCCCAGGCGGCCCTGCCCAGCCCCAGCACCGCCGTCTGGCAGCTCGGACCGGTGCCGATCCGGGCGTACGCGCTGTGCATCATCGTCGGCATCGTGGTGGCCTGCTGGGTCACCGAGCGGCGGTTGCGCCAGCGCGGTGTCGCCCCCGGTGCGGTACTCGACATCGCGGTGTGGGCGGTGCCGGCCGGCATCATCGGCGCCCGCATCTACCACGTGATCACCTCTCCGGAGAAGTATTTCGGCACCGGTGGCGACCCGCTGAAGGCGTTCGCCATCTGGGAGGGCGGTCTCGGCATCTGGGGCGCGGTGGCCGGCGGGGCCGTCGGCGCGTGGTTCGCGGCCCGGCAGCTCGGCATCCCGTTCGCGGTGGTCGCCGACGCGCTGGCCCCCGGCCTGCCGCTGGCACAGGCGATCGGCCGGCTCGGCAACTGGTTCAACAACGAGCTCTACGGCGGTCGGACCAGCCTGCCCTGGGGGCTGGAGATCCACCGGATGGATCCGGATAATCCGGGCCACGCGCTGCGCGACGACACCGGCCAGCCGATCCTCGAACCGGGGCTCTACCACCCGACGTTCGCCTACGAGCTGTTGTGGAACGTCGGCGTGGCCGCGCTGGTCTTCGCCCTCGACCGCAAGCTGCGCCTCGGCCGGGGGCGGGCGTTCGCGCTCTACGTGATGGGCTACACGGCCGGGCGGTTCTGGATCGAGCTGATGCGCACCGACGAGGCGAACACCATCCTCGGCGTACGCCTGAACGTCTGGACCGCCGGCCTGGTCTTCCTCGGCGCCCTGGTCTACTTCGTGCGGGTGCGCGGGCCTCGGGAGTACCTCGTCCCGGTCGGCGCCGCCGCGACGCCGGGCCCGGCCGTCGACTCCGACGTCTCGCAGGTCGACCTGTCCGCGCGGGAGGCCGGCTCCCAGCCGGCCGCGCCGGAGGGCTACCGCGTGGTGAGCGAGGAGCAGTACCGGCACTGGCGGGAGACCGGCGAGACGCCGGCCGAACCCGACGGGGAGGCCCCGTCCGGCGGGGCCGACGCGCCGTCGGACGGACCGACCGGTGCCGACGCGACCTCCGGATCCACCGGCCACGGTGCCGGGCCGGACGCCGCCGGTGACGGTGCCACGCCCGCCGGGCCGGACGCCGCCGGTGAAGGCGCGGCGTCCACCGGGCCGGACGCGGCCGGGGAGACCCCGGCGGACCGGGCCGGGGCCGCGGGCACCCGGCCCGCCGAGCGCGACAGCTGAAGAGGAGCACCCATGCGTAGCGCGGTCGTGGTCGGCGCCGGAATCGGCGGCCTCGCGGTCGCCGGCGCGCTGGCCCGTTCCGGCTGGCGGGTCACCGTGCTGGAGCGGGCCGACCGGGTCCGCCCCGAGCCGACCGCCGTGGTGCTCTGGCCCAATGGCGTACGCGCGCTGCGCGCCCTGGGCCTCGGCGCCGGCCTGGAGGCGATCGCCACGCCGCTGGCCGACGGCGGCGTACGCCGCCCGGACGGGCACTGGCTGGTGCAACCCCGCCCGACGCCGGCCGACCGGATGCCGGTGGTGGTGCACCGGGAAGACCTGCACGACGCGCTGATCGCCGGCCTGGGCGACGAGGTCGAGCTGCGTACGGGGGTGACCGTGCGGACGGTCCGCGCCGGGTCGGGGGAACGCCCCTCGGTCGGCGACGGCCGGCACACCATCGAGGCCGACCTGGTCGTCGCCGCCGACGGCACCGACAGCGAGATCCGCCGGCAGCTCGCCCCGGAGTCCGGCGTGGTCAGCTCGGGTTGTGCCGCCTGGCGGGCGGTGATCCCCTGGTACCGGGCCCCGAAGCTGCCCGCCGACCAGCCCGTCGGCGGCGAGGTGCTCGGTGCCGGCTACCGCTTCGTGTCCGCCTCGCTCGGCGAGCGCGGCTCCTCCGGTGCCTCCAGCCGGGGCGGCATCTACTGGGTGGCCACCGCTGTCGGCGCGCCCCGTCCGGAGCCGCCGGAGACCCAGCTCGCCCTGCTCCGCCGCTGGTACGCGGGGTGGCCCGGGCCGATCGCCGACCTGCTCGACGCCACCGACCCGCCGGACCTGGTGCAGCAGGAGATCCGCGAGCTGCGACCGCTGCCGAGGTCGTACGGCTTCCCGGCCGGCCCGGGTGGGGTGGTGCTGCTCGGCGACGCCGCGCACGCCATGCCGCCGCACCTCGGCCAGGGCGCCTGCCTCGCCTTCGAGGACGCCGCCACCCTCGCCTCGCTGCTGCGCGAGTCCCGGCTGCCCGACGCGGTGGTCGCGTACGACCGGGTGCGCCGGCCCCGGGCGGCGACGGTGGTCCGGCAGACCCGCCGGATGTCGGCGGTGCTGAAGGCCCGGGGCCCGCTGGCGCTGCGCGCCCGTGACGCCGCCCTCGGCGCGCTCAGCCCCCGGCTGCTCTCGACGGCCGCCACCACGGCCGCCCAGTGGCGCCCCCCGGCCTGATCCACACCTCGCCCACTTTGCCGCCCTGCCCTCCCTGCACCCTCACCTGACCGCCCGGGTGGAGGGCTTCAGGGGGTGACGGGGGCGGGTTCGGCGATGCAGGCGGTGCCGACGCGGCGGAAGCCGACCCGCAGGTAGACCCGGGCGATGTCCTCGCTGCCCGCCGCGAGGAAGACCAGGTCGGTGCCGGCGGCCAGCAGCTCGCGGGCCAGCGCGGCGGTGACCGCCGCGCCCAGGCCGCGGCGGCGGGCGGCCGGTAGGGTGGCCACCCCGGCGATCTCGGCCACGTCGCCGACCCGCATCGCCATCCCGCTGGCCAGCGCGCCCTCGGTGGGCGTCCCGGCCAGCGCCGACAGCCGCCGGCCGTCGGCGACGCGGGCCCGTTCCTCGTCCAGCGCCGCCTCGTCCAGCTCGGCCACCGCGGCGTCCCGCTGCGCGGGGCCGGCCTCGCCGCGTTCGGTGCCGGCCGTGGAGAACCCGACGGCGGCGACCGCCCGCCGCGCCGCCACGTCCGCCGCGAAGTCGGGCTCCGCCGGGTCGAGCACCCGCAGCGGTACGTCCGTGAGGGTCGCCGGGTCGGGCAGGGCGGCCGGGTCCAGCACCATCAGCGGCGCCTCCAGCACGGACAGTCCCGCCGAACGGGCCACCGCCAGCAGGTCCGGGGTGGTCTCGTGCACCCACTCAAGGGCTTCGGGCAGGCCCAGCTCGCGCTGCCGTTCGCGTACCGCCGTGACGTCGGCCAGCGACGGCGGCGCGGTGGCATCGAGCCGGGGCCGGGCGTAGAACGGCCAGCCGGCGCCCTCCCGGGCGAACAGCACCAGGGCGCCGTGCTCCTCCGGTCGGGCCACGTCGCGGGGCACCGCGTCGTAGAAACGCTCCAACCGGTCGAACAGATCCTTGCGCGGGAAATCCACCGCGCGAGACTACACGTCCCAGAGTCTGGAAGGTGTGATCAATCTGCCCTGGCCTTGCGCATCGGACCCTAACGTAGACTCAATAGACCCTTGAGGGCCGACGTCGTCCCGATCGAGATCCACCCTGAGTGACGACAGGAGGCCCGGTGGCCTTTCCGTACCCTCACAGCAGCCCGCAGCAGGCCCGGCACCTCGGCCCGGGAGCGCCCGCGGCCGGGCTCTACGACCCCGCGCAGGAGCACGACGCCTGCGGCGTGGCCTTCGTGGCGGACCTGCACGGACGGCGCTCGCACGCGGTCGTGGCAAACGGCCTCGACGCGCTCTGCCGGCTGGACCACCGGGGAGCCCGGGGCGCGGAGCCGAACACCGGTGACGGCGCGGGCATCATGATCCAGATTCCGGACGCGTTCCTGCGCGCGGTGGTGGACTTCCCGCTGCCGCCCGCCGGCGAGTACGCCACCGGCCTGGTATTCCTTCCCGACGACGACGCCGCCGAGGCCCGCGCCCGCCGGGTGGTGGAGAAGTACGCCCTGGTCGAAGGGGCCGACGTGCTCGGCTGGCGGGACGTGCCGGTCGACCCGAGCGGCCTCGGCGAGACCGCCCTCGCGGCGCTGCCCCGGGTCCGGCAGCTCTTCCTCGCCGCGTGTCGGCTGACCGGCTCGCCGGCCGGGCCGGCCGGGTCGCCGCTGGGCGGCATCGAGTTGGAGCGGGTGGCGTTCTGCGTGCGCAAGCAGGCCGAGCGGGAGAGCGCCGAGCGGGGCGTGCCGGCATACTTCCCGTCGCTGTCCGCGCGGACCATGGTCTTCAAGGGGATGCTCACCCCCGACCAGCTCCCGGCGTTCTATCCGGAGCTGACCGACGAGCGGGTGCACAGTGCGATCGCGCTGGTGCACTCCCGGTTCTCCACCAACACCTTCCCGTCCTGGCCGCTGGCGCACCCGTACCGGCTGATCGCGCACAACGGCGAGATCAACACCATCCGGGGAAACCGCAACTGGATGCAGGCCCGCGAGGCGCTGATCCGCACCCCGAACCTTCCCGGCAACATCCGGCGGGTCTTTCCGGTCTGCACCCCGGCGGCCTCCGACTCGGCGAACTTCGACGAGGTCCTCGAACTGCTGCACCTGGCCGGGCGGAGCCTGCCGCACGCGGTGCTGATGATGATCCCCGAGGCGTGGGAGAACGACCCCGACATGGGCGCCGAGAAGCGCGCCTTCTACCGCTTCCACGCGAGCCTGATGGAGCCGTGGGACGGGCCGGCCTCGGTCGCCTTCACCGACGGCGAGGTCGTCGGCGCGGTGCTGGACCGCAACGGGCTGCGCCCGGGCCGCTGGTGGCGTACGGACGACGGGCTGGTGGTGCTCGGCAGCGAGGCGGGAGTGCTCGACCTCGACCCGGCCCGGGTGGTCGCCAAGGGTCGCCTCCAGCCGGGGAAGATGTTCCTGGTCGACACCGTCGCCGGCCGGATCGTGCACGACGAGGAGATCAAGGCGGAGTTGGCGGCCGAGCAGCCGTACGCCGACTGGCTGCACGCCGGCCTGATCGACCTGACCGACCTGCCGCCGCGCGAGCACACCGTCTACACCCACGACTCGGTACGCCGCCGCCAGCAGACCTTCGGCTACACCGAGGAGGAGCTGAAGATCCTGCTCGGGCCGATGGCGCGCACCGGTGCCGAGCCGCTCGGCTCGATGGGCACCGACACCCCGATCGCCCCGCTGTCCACCCGGCCCCGGCTGCTCTACGACTACTTCCACCAGATGTTCGCGCAGGTCACGAACCCGCCGCTGGACGCCATCCGCGAGGAGCTGGTGACCAGCCTGGCGTCGACCATCGGGCCGGAGGGCAACCTGCTCGACCCGGGCCCGGCGAGCTGCCGGCAGATCGTGCTGCCGTACCCCGTGATCGACAACGACGAGCTGGCCAAGATCCTCTCCATCGACGAGGACGGCGACCTGCCCGGCTTCAAGGCGGTCCGGGTCTCCGGGCTCTACCGGATCCGGGAGGGCGGCGCCGGGATCAAGGCCCGGCTGACCGAGATCTGCCGGCACGTCTCCGAGGCCATCGAGGACGGCGTACGCATCCTGGTGCTGTCGGACCGGGACTCCAACGCCGACCTCGCCCCCATCCCGTCGCTGCTGCTCACCGCCGCCGTGCACCAGCACCTGGTACGCGAGCAGACCCGCACCCAGGTGGCGTTGGTCGTCGAGTCCGGCGACTGCCGCGAGGTGCACCACGCGGCGGTGCTGATCGGCTACGGCGCGGCGGCGGTGAATCCCTACCTGGCGTTCGAGTCGGTGGAGGACATGATCTCCACCGGAGTGCTGAGCGCAGTGGCCCCGGCCCGGCCAGACGAGCCACCGTCGCAGTTGGCGGCGAGAGCCGTGCGCAACTACGTCAAGGCCCTCGGCAAGGGCGTCCTGAAGATCATGTCGAAGATGGGCATCTCGACGGTGTCGTCGTACTGCGGGGCGCAGGTCTTCGAGGCCGTCGGGCTGGACACGCGGCTGGTCCAGCGCTACTTCCGGGGCACCCCGAGCAAGATCGGCGGGATCGGGCTGGACGGCATCCACGCCGAGGTCGCCGCCCGGCACGCCGTGGCCTGGCCGGCACCGGGCACCGTGGTGTCCGACCGGCTCGAGGTGGGCGGCGAGTACCAGTGGCGCCGCGAGGGCGAGCTGCACCTGTTCAACCCGGAGACGGTCTTCCTGCTCCAGCACGCCACCCGCAGCCGCCAGTACGACGTCTTCCGGCAGTACACCGCCAAGGTCGACGAGCTGGCCGCGCGGGCCGGCTCGCTGCGCGGGCTGTTCACCCTGCGTACCGGCGTACGGCCCGCGGTGCCGGTCGAGGAGGTCGAACCAGCCACCGAGATCGTCAAGCGCTTCGCCACCGGCGCCATGTCGTACGGGTCGATCTCGGCGGAGGCGCACGAGACCCTGGCGATCGCGATGAACCGGCTCGGCGGCAAGTCCAACACCGGCGAGGGTGGCGAGGACGTCGAGCGGCTGCACGACCCGGCCCGCCGCTCCGCCGTGAAGCAGATCGCCAGCGGCCGGTTCGGCGTGACCAGCGAATACCTCGTCAACGCCGACGACCTTCAGATCAAGATGGCGCAGGGAGCCAAGCCCGGCGAGGGCGGGCAGCTGCCCGGCAACAAGGTCTGGCCGTGGATCGCTCGGACCCGGCACGCCACCCCGGGCGTCGGCCTGATCTCGCCGCCGCCGCACCACGACATCTACTCCATCGAGGACCTCGCGCAGCTCGTCCACGACCTGAAGTGCGTCAACCCGTCCGCACGGGTGCACGTCAAGCTGGTCAGCGAGGTCGGCGTGGGCACCGTGGCGGCGGGCGTGGCCAAGCTCAAGGCCGACGTCATCCTGATCTCCGGCCACGACGGCGGCACCGGCGCCTCCCCGCTGAACTCACTCAAGCACGCCGGCACCCCCTGGGAGCTGGGGCTGGCCGAGGCGCAGCAGACGCTGCTGCTCAACAAGCTCCGCGACCGGGTCACCGTGCAGGTCGACGGGCAGCTCAAGACCGGCCGGGACGTGCTGGTCGCGACGCTGCTCGGCGCCGAGGAGTTCGGCTTCGCCACCGCGCCGCTGATCGTCGAGGGCTGCGTGATGATGCGCGTCTGCCACCTGGACACCTGCCCGGTCGGCATCGCCACCCAGAACCCGGTGCTGCGGGAACGCTTCAACGGCAGGCCGGAGTTCGTGGAGAACTTCTTCCTGTTCCTCGCCGAGGAGGTCCGCGGCTACCTGGCCGAGCTGGGTTTCCGGTCGATCGAGGAGGCCATCGGGCAGACCGAGCTACTCGACGTCGCCCCGGCGCTCGCCCACTGGAAGGCCAGTGGGCTGGACCTGACCCCCGTGCTGCACCTGCCGGAGCTGCCGGCCGGTGTCGCCCGCCGGGGCATCCGTGCCCAGGACCACGGCCTGGAGCTGGCGCTGGACAACGAGCTGATCGACCTGGCCGGGCCGGCGCTGCGCGACCGTGAGCCCGTACGGGTCGAGGTGGCGGTGCGCAACGAGCACCGTAGTGTCGGCGCGATGCTCGGCGGCGAGGTGACCCGCCGCTTCGGCGGGGCCGGCCTGCCCGCCGACACGATCGAGTTCACGCTGCGCGGCACCGCCGGACAGTCGTTCGGCGCGTTCCTCCCGCGCGGGGTCACCCTGCGACTGCACGGCGACGCCAACGACTACGTGGGCAAGGGCCTCTCCGGCGGCCGGCTCATCGTGCGGCCGGACGCCGCCGCCCCCTTTCTCGACGGCGACGCCGCACCGGGGCAGCGGGCCGAGGACCAGACCATCGCCGGGAACACCATCCTCTACGGGGCCACGGCGGGCGAGCTGTTCCTGCGCGGCCGGGTGGGGGAGCGGTTCGCGGTGCGTAACTCCGGAGCGGCGGCCGTCGTCGAGGGCGTCGGCGACCACGGCTGCGAGTACATGACCGGCGGGACGGTGGTGGTGCTGGGTCCGACCGGTCGCAACTTTGCCGCCGGCATGTCCGGGGGCACCGCCTTCGTGTACCGGCTGGACCGCCGGCGGGTGAACGCGGAACTGGTCGACCTGGCGCCGTTGTCCGAGGAGGAACAGGCGGTGCTGCACGAGCTGGTGCAGCGGCACCTCGCCGAGACCGACTCGGCGGTCGCCGAGGGGCTGCT
This window harbors:
- a CDS encoding NUDIX hydrolase, producing the protein MSALTWAVAAVVTDDAGRVLLCRQGRGERRYALPGGRLRPAESPVHAAARDILAETGWEVEVVDLVGLYHLTGPSPATSTAPAPPGRPAPDPPAGHAGPTPAGRPALATPASHAGPLPDVLVHVFRARTRGEGPIGDPVGGCRLSWHHPAALPEALTPTTRAALTDALAGLSGVLRHTTPDSPARVLPARDAPAPDAPARNLLPAGIPAADSPAPGTPLPGDDTQDSPAADEPPPTTSHPPGQRTTPPTDQVTHP
- the trpA gene encoding tryptophan synthase subunit alpha, with translation MSRIGVAFDKARADGRAVLVGCMPAGFPTVEGSIAAMTAMVEAGVDVIEVEIPYSDPVMDGPVIQRASDIALAGGVRTRDTLRIIEAVAATGAPVVTMTYWNPVERYGVDAFARDLASAGGTGLVTPDLIPEEAGEWLAASDAYGLDRTFLVSPSSTDARLAMTVEHCRGFVYATAIMGVTGARARTSDAAPVLVSRVREVTDLPVGVGLGVGTGAQAGTVAGYADGVIVGSALIRCLLDAPDEASGLAALCALSAELAEGVRTPTP
- the trpB gene encoding tryptophan synthase subunit beta, producing the protein MSADALAEAAGPLPDTAGHFGRFGGRFVPEALVAALDELDAAHRTAMADESFRAEFAALLRDYAGTPSLLYRAERFSAKVGARVLLKREDLNHTGAHKVRNVLGQALLTRRMGKRRVIAETGAGQHGVATATAAALFDLDCVVYMGQVDTERQALNVARMRMLGATVVPVTNGSRTLKDAMNEAMRDWVANVDDTHYLIGTAAGPHPFPAMVRDFVRGIGDEARQQCLDLTGALPDAVTACVGGGSNALGIFHAFVGDPDVRLYGFEAGGDGVETGRHAASITGGSPGVLHGTRTYVLQDADGQTCESHSISAGLDYPGVGPEHAWLHDSGRATYLPVNDDEAMAAFELLCRTEGIIPAIESAHALAGTLKVAPKLAAELGREPTIVVNLSGRGDKDVHTAGDYFGILDKEQ
- a CDS encoding GNAT family N-acetyltransferase — encoded protein: MDFPRKDLFDRLERFYDAVPRDVARPEEHGALVLFAREGAGWPFYARPRLDATAPPSLADVTAVRERQRELGLPEALEWVHETTPDLLAVARSAGLSVLEAPLMVLDPAALPDPATLTDVPLRVLDPAEPDFAADVAARRAVAAVGFSTAGTERGEAGPAQRDAAVAELDEAALDEERARVADGRRLSALAGTPTEGALASGMAMRVGDVAEIAGVATLPAARRRGLGAAVTAALARELLAAGTDLVFLAAGSEDIARVYLRVGFRRVGTACIAEPAPVTP
- a CDS encoding FAD-dependent oxidoreductase, which translates into the protein MRSAVVVGAGIGGLAVAGALARSGWRVTVLERADRVRPEPTAVVLWPNGVRALRALGLGAGLEAIATPLADGGVRRPDGHWLVQPRPTPADRMPVVVHREDLHDALIAGLGDEVELRTGVTVRTVRAGSGERPSVGDGRHTIEADLVVAADGTDSEIRRQLAPESGVVSSGCAAWRAVIPWYRAPKLPADQPVGGEVLGAGYRFVSASLGERGSSGASSRGGIYWVATAVGAPRPEPPETQLALLRRWYAGWPGPIADLLDATDPPDLVQQEIRELRPLPRSYGFPAGPGGVVLLGDAAHAMPPHLGQGACLAFEDAATLASLLRESRLPDAVVAYDRVRRPRAATVVRQTRRMSAVLKARGPLALRARDAALGALSPRLLSTAATTAAQWRPPA
- the lgt gene encoding prolipoprotein diacylglyceryl transferase, whose translation is MTLASLTPQAALPSPSTAVWQLGPVPIRAYALCIIVGIVVACWVTERRLRQRGVAPGAVLDIAVWAVPAGIIGARIYHVITSPEKYFGTGGDPLKAFAIWEGGLGIWGAVAGGAVGAWFAARQLGIPFAVVADALAPGLPLAQAIGRLGNWFNNELYGGRTSLPWGLEIHRMDPDNPGHALRDDTGQPILEPGLYHPTFAYELLWNVGVAALVFALDRKLRLGRGRAFALYVMGYTAGRFWIELMRTDEANTILGVRLNVWTAGLVFLGALVYFVRVRGPREYLVPVGAAATPGPAVDSDVSQVDLSAREAGSQPAAPEGYRVVSEEQYRHWRETGETPAEPDGEAPSGGADAPSDGPTGADATSGSTGHGAGPDAAGDGATPAGPDAAGEGAASTGPDAAGETPADRAGAAGTRPAERDS
- the gltB gene encoding glutamate synthase large subunit; its protein translation is MAFPYPHSSPQQARHLGPGAPAAGLYDPAQEHDACGVAFVADLHGRRSHAVVANGLDALCRLDHRGARGAEPNTGDGAGIMIQIPDAFLRAVVDFPLPPAGEYATGLVFLPDDDAAEARARRVVEKYALVEGADVLGWRDVPVDPSGLGETALAALPRVRQLFLAACRLTGSPAGPAGSPLGGIELERVAFCVRKQAERESAERGVPAYFPSLSARTMVFKGMLTPDQLPAFYPELTDERVHSAIALVHSRFSTNTFPSWPLAHPYRLIAHNGEINTIRGNRNWMQAREALIRTPNLPGNIRRVFPVCTPAASDSANFDEVLELLHLAGRSLPHAVLMMIPEAWENDPDMGAEKRAFYRFHASLMEPWDGPASVAFTDGEVVGAVLDRNGLRPGRWWRTDDGLVVLGSEAGVLDLDPARVVAKGRLQPGKMFLVDTVAGRIVHDEEIKAELAAEQPYADWLHAGLIDLTDLPPREHTVYTHDSVRRRQQTFGYTEEELKILLGPMARTGAEPLGSMGTDTPIAPLSTRPRLLYDYFHQMFAQVTNPPLDAIREELVTSLASTIGPEGNLLDPGPASCRQIVLPYPVIDNDELAKILSIDEDGDLPGFKAVRVSGLYRIREGGAGIKARLTEICRHVSEAIEDGVRILVLSDRDSNADLAPIPSLLLTAAVHQHLVREQTRTQVALVVESGDCREVHHAAVLIGYGAAAVNPYLAFESVEDMISTGVLSAVAPARPDEPPSQLAARAVRNYVKALGKGVLKIMSKMGISTVSSYCGAQVFEAVGLDTRLVQRYFRGTPSKIGGIGLDGIHAEVAARHAVAWPAPGTVVSDRLEVGGEYQWRREGELHLFNPETVFLLQHATRSRQYDVFRQYTAKVDELAARAGSLRGLFTLRTGVRPAVPVEEVEPATEIVKRFATGAMSYGSISAEAHETLAIAMNRLGGKSNTGEGGEDVERLHDPARRSAVKQIASGRFGVTSEYLVNADDLQIKMAQGAKPGEGGQLPGNKVWPWIARTRHATPGVGLISPPPHHDIYSIEDLAQLVHDLKCVNPSARVHVKLVSEVGVGTVAAGVAKLKADVILISGHDGGTGASPLNSLKHAGTPWELGLAEAQQTLLLNKLRDRVTVQVDGQLKTGRDVLVATLLGAEEFGFATAPLIVEGCVMMRVCHLDTCPVGIATQNPVLRERFNGRPEFVENFFLFLAEEVRGYLAELGFRSIEEAIGQTELLDVAPALAHWKASGLDLTPVLHLPELPAGVARRGIRAQDHGLELALDNELIDLAGPALRDREPVRVEVAVRNEHRSVGAMLGGEVTRRFGGAGLPADTIEFTLRGTAGQSFGAFLPRGVTLRLHGDANDYVGKGLSGGRLIVRPDAAAPFLDGDAAPGQRAEDQTIAGNTILYGATAGELFLRGRVGERFAVRNSGAAAVVEGVGDHGCEYMTGGTVVVLGPTGRNFAAGMSGGTAFVYRLDRRRVNAELVDLAPLSEEEQAVLHELVQRHLAETDSAVAEGLLKRWPEAVAEFTAVVPRDYRRVLEIMRAAEAAGRDVDDAVMSALAAKSVPTTPAMRVPVQEVARA